The DNA sequence GCTAGTGGAAGATACTGTTTGGTTGAGAGAGTTGTTGACAACTCTGAACCTGCGAGGATTTTACATGAGCTTTATCCCTCTTTACAACTTCCAGAGAAGTGTTTAATTCTCTCTAATCTCTAGTTATAATACTCAAGTAATAGTTGCAACTAGCACTCTAGCAGTAGTTGCTCCAATTGCACAATTTGCGACAATAAAAGTAAGCTCCTTTTGGGTTGGAGAGACCACAAagatagatctatctttcaggTAAGAGAGTAACCACAATGAACATCTAATAGAATTCAAATAATTGGACTCAACCATGAATGAATGAGCAACACCAACCAGACTACAAATTGTTTGCCATCCCGTGGACTTCTATCTTATTATCTCATATCAGGTTTATCTAGTTAGGCTTAGTCTGGCCTAGATTTGGAATTTATCTCCTCACTTGGCTCTTGCAATATCTGTTCTCTCACCTTTATTCAGTTGATACATTGATTTTTTCTCTTTGATGATACCTCATGAAACCTAAATGACTTGGCTCCACCTTTTATCCTGTATTAGAGCTTCTTGTTATTGTTCCTTGTAGTTTCTCTACATCAACCTTTCcctcttatttttgttttccaaaAACTGAGATAGTTGTGCAGATGATAAATCTTGGGTATTGAATACATACCTCTTGATGTGAGCCTCAAGGAAACTGTTCACGGCTTGAAGGAAAAGAACTTCGTCAGTTTTTTAAGTATTGGTAGCACCCTGAAGATCTTTTCTAATATATGAATGCTGGTGATATGTTATTGATTCTCTTGGAATGCTAATTGAAAAATAGCATACCCTTTCATTCCTTGATTTACATATGGTATGTTTAACTCAATTGTAATCATGTTGGATCTTATAATATAAgtaaatttgaataatttagGCAACCCAGTCATGGGACATTTTGGTTTTCTGCTCTGAtggttttatatttcaaatctcAAGCACTGAAACAACTTGTTATTCAAGCACACTGTTATCTCAGGATTAGTTACAGAATGGCCAATTAAAAACTTCACGCAAGACAAAGATCaccattaataaaatatgcacaaacACATTAAGGATGGGAAGGAGAAACTTGAGCTTCGAATGGTAAATGTTTATACTCCCACTTAACAACAGAATGAATACAGTTTGAAGTTGGCAATACTTCAGATGGTTAGAAAACAAATTCCACATCCTCAAAAATGAAGCAAAACAGTTTATAAAATCAATTATTAAAAGATCTAATAACAAAAGAAGAGGACCATTCTTCCGAAAAAAAACTCAGCAAGCGATTTTCCAAAGATGCAAGCTTCACTATTCTAAACGGGGTTTGACAATGAAATTCTGACGGCTGATGGGATTCATCACAACAGGAGGCCCTGCAGTGCGAGGCCAAGCCTGGAATTTCTTATCTGTTTCTTCCTGCCATTCCTTGTTTGAAACAGTTTTGGGCGTGGTACCTGCTCACCAAATTAGTAGTTCAGTCAAACTGCAAAACGATTGATAACTGTAAACTAGCTATCAAGAAAGTTGTCACTGGAACGGACCACCAAATATCTTCTTGTCAGCAAGAAAATAGTCGCAAGTATACGCAACTGCAAAAGATCCCAGAATACCTCCTACAATGTACTTCGTTGCCATGTTAGAACTGAAAGAGTTGAGAATAAAAAATAGTCACTTTATGTAAAAAGAAGACAGTGGCAAAATGCAAACAACGGCAGCCTATTTCAATCCCATGCATCAAAAAGTGAGTAACAAATGCAagattaaaattctaaaacggCAACATAACAAGACGTCACTCAATGAACATTGAGATTAATGTGTAAAAGATAGAGATAATGCTAGTGCAAATTTCTGGTCTTTTCCTttattcaatctctttttcGTATCATAATTCATGACCCATTTTAACAAGATATAAATGGGTGTGTTGTACTTACTGTGCTTAAATTACAACTAGAAATAAGCTTCAGAATCAATTCTACTATAGAGTATAGAAAAATAGATTGAACGGCCAAAAAATaaccacaaaatatatatatatttttttataagtaaaaaataaccacaaaatattttaatattataggaGTATATTTATCAAGTGTAAGGAGATAGGAGAAATGGCCAGCTTAAAGAGACACATGTCAAGGTAGTGGAATAAGTTGTTGTCTTTACCCAAAAACATATGTTCCAGAGCAAAAGAATGAATATAATCATGGTTCTGAGAAGAGTTAATGGGATTTGGGTAACTGAGATACAAATTAGCTGATTCAATGCTCTGTATAAGTAAGTCTCTATCACCTTCCATGGTCAATAGTACTTCTGAAAAGGTCACTGATATGAAAGACTTTAGTTTGGCTTTAccaaagaaaggaaaaacatcTCAAGCTGCCTCAAATTTATTTACATACACAACAAACTGAAAATTTTATACAGATTAGAAATCTCGATCACATGGGCCAGTAGTAAAGGATTGAGCTCCAGAAAATCTAGGAAAAGAATTTAGTTTGAATGGCAATGTAGAGATCATAAACTACAAGGTATATGGTACATACATGAACCAAGCCTCAAGAAAAGTGCAGAGGATAAGATTTGTAGCAATTTGATTACATTGACCTGGTGGAAGGTATTTACATTACAAAGTAGATGAGGAAATGTAGCAAATTAATTATATTGGCGTGGTGCATCTATCATGTCCTAAGTAAAGCCATCTTATCTCAACATTACCCACTGAAATAGCAgtatattcttcttctttcatgataattttttttatattattttatttataggtaTTCTTTCACGAAGACTAAATGCTCTACACAAGACTACTATGTAAgattaaaacctaaaatctattcacttttttcctttctacttTCAACAACTTTCaatcttttaataatgaattgtATATGTCATTAAATCGGGCACCTTAGTATCCCTTAGtgactcaagtggtaaaggccttggtcttcGTGGTATGCTCCATCCAAGGTCTAAGATTCAAACCCTCTTGGTGCAAACAATCTATAAGGGCCATCGGATTCGAAGATTTTCCCTTTGAATTACTTGAGGTGCACTaccgggaaactccttgccaagggcTTGTGCACTCCAGGTATTAGTTGGGTTGCTGTTCTctgacacccggtgccaatcaaAACAATTAATTTGGGCACCTTAGTCTCCATAACATCATAATCATGGGTACAAACTATATTACCAgttttctcttttcctcctaAATTAGGTTTCTGTAGAATATGTAAGCACTTTACTCAAAAGTAATTACCAAAAAGTTCACAATGTAGAAGTCTCTCAACCGGTCTTCATAAATTTCCCAGCCAGTGAAAATTCTTTTCCACATGACAGACTATGCTCCAATTATATTAGCATAAATCAAGATATAATGACTTCCATCTCAAGAAGATCACCAGCACAGAAGAAGAACAACCAGAGgcaaaaatttttgttttatgacGCAAAATGTATCTGGCTCCTATGGGTAATTTTCCAGGCCCCAAATAGATCATTCTTTTCCCAAATAAATCacaatacaaacaaaaaatggaACAAACTCATTTCAAGTatgcaataaaaaattaaaaattaattaaagtaaCCGAAGAAACCAATAGCAGGCTATAAAATTAATGAATCCAAAGAACACACAAGCACAAATCGAAccccagaaaagaaaaaaaatcgaccagcatatatatttagaaagaCAAGACaagaaagaatatataaatgCAAATAGAGACAGAGGCTCGGCAGTTCGAAACCCCTTAATGAAAACGAACTCACTGTGAGAATCTTTGATCTGAAACTGCAACGGAAATAGTAAAAGATGCGG is a window from the Carya illinoinensis cultivar Pawnee chromosome 14, C.illinoinensisPawnee_v1, whole genome shotgun sequence genome containing:
- the LOC122294238 gene encoding uncharacterized protein LOC122294238, which encodes MATKYIVGGILGSFAVAYTCDYFLADKKIFGGTTPKTVSNKEWQEETDKKFQAWPRTAGPPVVMNPISRQNFIVKPRLE